The following DNA comes from Streptomyces pristinaespiralis.
CTCGTCCACGAGATCGACACCAGCGCCACCGTCTTCCCGCCCGTCCCCGTCGGCCGGCCCCTGCCCGGCGTGCGGACCCTCCTCATCGGCGCCCCCAGCACACCCGTCCACGGCCCCGGCACCGGCGAACTGTACGTCTCCACCCCCTTCCAGTCGCCCGGCTACCTCGGCCGCGCCCCCCACCGCGACCCCTTCACCACCCACCCGCTGGGCGCCGACGACGGCCGCACCTGGTTCCGCACCGGCGACCTGGTCCGCCGCGACGCCGACGGCCTGCTCCACCTGACCGGTCGCGCCGGCGACACCCGGACCACCGTCCGCGGCAACCGGCACCGCACCGGCACGCCCGCCCCCGCCGTCCGGCGGCCCGCCGCCGCAGGGCGGCCCCCCGCCACCACCCGACGCGCCGGACGCGCCGCGCCCGGCCGACCGCACGAACCGATCCCAGTCCAAGGAAGGACGTCATGAGCCACAACGACACCATCAAGAAGTTCGTCATCGAGGAATTCCTGCCCGACCTTGGTGTCCACGAGCTTGCCGACGACCACGACCTGCTCTCCGACGGCGTCATCGACTCCCTCGGCGTGCTCAAGCTCATCGCCTGGGTCGAGGACCACTTCCAGCTCGCCGTCGGCGACGCCGACCTGGACCCCGACAACTTCCGCAGCGTGCGCGCCATCGACGCCTTCATCGAGGACGCCCGCCAGGGGGTGAACAGCTAGCCATGCATCCCGCGCTCACCGGCCTGCTCGCAGGCGCCCCGGTGACCGAGCGCGAGACCTGGAGATCACTGTGGGACCGGCTCGGTGACGGCACGCTCGAAAAGGAGCAGGCCGTCGCCCTGCTGGCCTCCCTGACCACCAGCCTCCCCGGCCACCAGACCCTTGACGCCCTGCTGGAGTCCCTGCGGGAGCGCAGAACCACGCCCCCGCCCGGCCCCTGGCCCGGCACCGTCAACATCGTCGGCACCGGCGGAGGACCCGCCACCTTCAACATCTCCACCGCCGCCGCCGTCACCGCCGCGGCCACCGGCGTACGGGTCGTCAAGACCGGCTCCCGCGCCTACACCTCCAGCCTCGGCTCCGTCGACCTGCTGGAACGGCTCGGGATCCGCCTGACCGCCTCCTACCGGCAGACCGAGCAGATGCTCGAACAGCACGGCATCGCCTTCGCCGGCCCGTTCGTCTACCCGGCCGAACTGACCCGCCTGGCCCGCACGGTGGCACCGCTCGGCATGAAACCGTTCGGCCGCTTCCTCAACGCGCTCGGCCCCTTCCTCGCCGACCTGCCGGTCACCGCCCAGGTCACCGGCGTCAGCGCCGCCATGCCGCTGCCCGTGCTGCGCGAACTCGCCCGCACGTTCACCGGCCGGCGGATCTGGCTGACCTCCAACGACCAGGGCGCCGACGAACTCCTCGGCTTCGCCGACAACACCGTCCACCTCGACGACGGCAGCGTCCGGCGGCTCCGGCCGGGCGAACTCACCGGCCCCGGCGGCACGTTCGACGCCCTGCGCCCCGTGCCGCCCGCCGACGCCGCGGACCACTTCCTCGCCGTCCTCGCCGGCACCGCCCACCCCGCCGCCACCGACACCGTGTGCCTCAACGCCGCGGCCCTCGTCCTCGCCGCCGGCCCTTCGGGCGACTGGCCGAGCGCACTCGCCGCCACCCGCGAGGCCGTCGCCTCGGGCGCCGCCCGCGCCCTGGCCGACCGGCTGCGCACCGCACCGCGCAGCCCCGTCCCGGCGGCGGGCACACCCGCCGCCCGATGAACCCGCCGCATCCGCGGCGCCCCCATGCCTCCCCGCCGGCCGCCGGCCGCGGGGCCGGGACACGAGCAGTGGCCGCCGGCCACCCCCGGGTCCTTCCCAGCGTGCGGCACCTCGCCGCACACGACCCAGATCGGAGTTGACCATGATCATTCGCGACATCGAGGACGTGAAGACCGTCGACTGGGGCAACGGAGTCAGCCGCCGATTCCTCCTCGCCTCCGACGGCGTCGGCTACTCGCTCACCGACACCGTCGTCCTGGCCGGCACCAAGTCCCGCCTCGAGTACCGCAACCACCTCGAGGCCTGCTACTGCATCGCCGGCTCCGGAGAGGTCATCGAGCTCGACGGCACCTCCCACCCCATCACCCCGGGCCGCATGTACGCGCTCGACCAGCACGACGCCCACTACCTGGTGGCCAGCCCCCACGAGGACCTGCGGCTCGTGTGCGTCTTCAGCCCGGCGCTCAACGGCGACGAGACCCACAGTCTCGACGAGCACGTCTCCTCCGCGTACTGATGACGCGAAAACCGTGAAGGCGGTCAACCAGTGATCCGATGGAACACCGAGCAGACCGAGTTCCGCGAAGGTCTGGCACGGTGGGGTGAGGCGCTCAGCGCCGACCACATAGAACTGGACGAGCAGGCCACGTTCTCCTGGGACAAGTGGAAACTGATCCAGAAGACCGGCATCCTCGCCCTGCCCTTCGAGGAGGAACACGGCGGCCTCGGCCAGTCCCTCCTCACCACCATGTACGTCCTCGAAGGACTCGGGGAACACTGCCAGGACGCCGGCCTGAACTTCTCGGTGACCACCACCCTGGCCAGCACCGGCATCCCCCTCACCCGGTTCGGCACGCCCGAACAGAAAGAGAGGTACCTGCCCCTGATCTCCTCGGGCGAGGCGATCGGCGCCCACGCCATCACCGAGTCCGAGGGCGGCTCGGACGCGATGGCGATGACCACCCGCGCCGAACGCGACGGCGACCACTTCGTGCTGAACGGCAGCAAGACGTTCGTCAGCAACGGTCCCGTCGCCGACGTGTTCGTCGTCTACGCCCGCACCCGCCCCGACGGCGGAGCGCTCGGTGTCAGCGCGTTCCTCGTGGACCGCGACACCCCCGGCCTCACCGTCGGAAAGCCGATCAAGAAAATGGGCCTGCGGACCTCGCCGTTGAGCGAGCTCTACTTCGACGACTGCCGGATCCCGAGGACCCGTGTCCTCGGCCGGGTCGGCGGCGGGTTCATCGTCCTCGACCACGTGATGAAACGGGAGGTCCTGTTCTCCTTCGTCGTCAACGCGGGCGAGATGCAGCACCGGCTGGACCGCTGCCTCGAGTACGCGAAGACCCGCCGTTCCTTCGGCAAACCCATCG
Coding sequences within:
- a CDS encoding anthranilate phosphoribosyltransferase, which produces MHPALTGLLAGAPVTERETWRSLWDRLGDGTLEKEQAVALLASLTTSLPGHQTLDALLESLRERRTTPPPGPWPGTVNIVGTGGGPATFNISTAAAVTAAATGVRVVKTGSRAYTSSLGSVDLLERLGIRLTASYRQTEQMLEQHGIAFAGPFVYPAELTRLARTVAPLGMKPFGRFLNALGPFLADLPVTAQVTGVSAAMPLPVLRELARTFTGRRIWLTSNDQGADELLGFADNTVHLDDGSVRRLRPGELTGPGGTFDALRPVPPADAADHFLAVLAGTAHPAATDTVCLNAAALVLAAGPSGDWPSALAATREAVASGAARALADRLRTAPRSPVPAAGTPAAR
- a CDS encoding ectoine synthase, coding for MIIRDIEDVKTVDWGNGVSRRFLLASDGVGYSLTDTVVLAGTKSRLEYRNHLEACYCIAGSGEVIELDGTSHPITPGRMYALDQHDAHYLVASPHEDLRLVCVFSPALNGDETHSLDEHVSSAY
- a CDS encoding acyl-CoA dehydrogenase family protein: MIRWNTEQTEFREGLARWGEALSADHIELDEQATFSWDKWKLIQKTGILALPFEEEHGGLGQSLLTTMYVLEGLGEHCQDAGLNFSVTTTLASTGIPLTRFGTPEQKERYLPLISSGEAIGAHAITESEGGSDAMAMTTRAERDGDHFVLNGSKTFVSNGPVADVFVVYARTRPDGGALGVSAFLVDRDTPGLTVGKPIKKMGLRTSPLSELYFDDCRIPRTRVLGRVGGGFIVLDHVMKREVLFSFVVNAGEMQHRLDRCLEYAKTRRSFGKPIGSHQSIANKIVDTKIGLETARKWLYDTAQRLDDGENVTIDLAIAKLLTSQANVASSLAAVQIFGGHGYMSEYGLEQGVRNAVGGTIYSGTNEIQYNRIASMLGLGT
- a CDS encoding phosphopantetheine-binding protein, which produces MSHNDTIKKFVIEEFLPDLGVHELADDHDLLSDGVIDSLGVLKLIAWVEDHFQLAVGDADLDPDNFRSVRAIDAFIEDARQGVNS